One Rosa chinensis cultivar Old Blush chromosome 5, RchiOBHm-V2, whole genome shotgun sequence genomic region harbors:
- the LOC112202024 gene encoding kinesin-like protein KIN-14D, with translation MASLDQTHGDVDFTKELVRALLNEKLGDEGNGKELAEHINDLKDCMMKWYEKSEKAHLLEEKRLQTLIDSAVKKCTDIDAERKKKVDELNAMHSNLRRSIAALEEEFAKEESEKMDAIISLRREREAREAAETLQTSRLLMLQQLEEEKLAAEQRVSELEDEFNRKLEYNKSLEEYKSQLEADFSTLNEARKRTEMERLSSQIQGKLNIVEKLMKLIKGDA, from the exons ATGGCTTCACTAGACCAGACCCATGGTGATGTTGACTTCACAAAAGAACTAGTCCGGGCATTGCTGAATGAGAAGCTTGGTGATGAG GGGAACGGCAAAGAACTAGCTGAGCATATTAACGACCTTAAGGATTGCATGATGAAATGGTATGAGAAGAGTGAGAAAGCCCATCTTCTTGAGGAGAAAAGACTTCAGACTTTAATTGATTCGGCTGTAAAGAAGTGCACTGATATTG ATGCGGAGAGGAAAAAGAAGGTAGATGAGCTCAATGCCATGCATTCGAACTTGAGACGAAGTATAGCTGCTTTAGAAGAGGAATTTGCAAAGGAAGAATCAGAGAAGATG GATGCAATTATTAGTCTTAGAAGAGAAAGGGAAGCGAGGGAGGCTGCTGAGACGTTGCAAACTTCTCGCCTACTGATGCTTCAACAGCTGGAGGAAGAGAAATTAGCTGCTGAGCAGAGG GTTTCAGAACTTGAGGATGAATTTAATCGCAAGTTAGAGTACAACAAGAGTCTAGAAGAGTACAAAAGCCAACTGGAAGCTGATTTTAGTACACTGAATGAGGCTCGCAAACGAACAGAAATGGAGAGATTGAGTAGCCAAATCCAGGGGAAACTGAATATCGTTGAGAAGCTGATGAAATTAATTAAAGGGGACGCTTGA
- the LOC112166893 gene encoding E3 ubiquitin ligase PQT3-like, whose amino-acid sequence MLIATPDGSYALPSGAVAVLRPNEAAFEKEIEGLPSTRSVGDLPPELHCPLCKEVMKDAVLTSKCCFKSFCDKCIRNYITSKSVCVCGATNTLADDLLPNKTLRDTINRILESGNSSNDNAA is encoded by the exons ATGTTGATAGCAACCCCAGATGGCTCATATGCACTGCCGAGTGGTGCAGTAGCTGTATTGAGGCCGAATGA GGCTGCTTTTGAGAAAGAGATCGAAGGTTTACCGTCTACGCGTTCTGTTGGTGATTTACCACCTGAGCTACACTGCCCCTTGTGCAAGGAAGTGATGAAAGATGCTGTTTTAACGAGCAAGTGTTGCTTTAAGAGCTTTTGTGATAAGT GTATTAGGAATTACATTACCTCAAAGTCAGTGTGTGTCTGTGGGGCTACAAATACACTTGCAGATGATCTACTGCCAAATAAGACTCTCAGGGATACCATCAATCGAATCTTGGAGTCTGGTAACAGTAGTAATGATAACGCTGCATGA
- the LOC112202021 gene encoding agamous-like MADS-box protein AGL61 yields the protein MGTGKKKIDIEPITDYQSRMVAFTRRRTGLFKKAQKLEEMSGSSIAIAVISETGQPYLHGSPSLLERVLASKASSSASTTTADAGSSTTTATTGSLERFKAGVNSQIEACTTLEEAEIVKRKLLEIKKRADGKLSGSDLQFVLN from the coding sequence atGGGTACCGGAAAGAAGAAAATTGACATAGAGCCGATCACCGACTATCAGTCTCGCATGGTGGCCTTCACCAGGAGACGAACAGGTCTCTTCAAAAAAGCTCAGAAGCTCGAAGAAATGTCTGGTTCATCCATCGCCATTGCTGTGATCTCCGAGACCGGTCAACCTTACCTCCATGGctctccttccttgcttgaacgAGTTCTTGCCTCCAAAGCCTCTTCCTCAGCTTCTACCACTACAGCTGACGCTGGCTcttccaccaccaccgccactACAGGATCTTTAGAAAGATTTAAGGCCGGGGTGAACTCTCAGATTGAAGCTTGTACCACTCTGGAAGAAGCAGAGATTGTGAAAAGGAAATTGTTGGAAATCAAAAAGAGGGCGGACGGTAAACTTTCTGGAAGTGATCTTCAATTTGTTCTTAATTAG